In Streptomyces sp. NBC_01381, a genomic segment contains:
- the trmB gene encoding tRNA (guanosine(46)-N7)-methyltransferase TrmB — protein sequence MSESNPTPAGPHAPRPKAEPRFPGGPSPDPAGSHHERRIRSFQPRRSRVTTSQADALQRLWPKWGLDIDGQRVLDLGELFGGEMPVVLEIGFGMGEATAQMAADDPDTGILAVDVHTPGQGNLLGLADRNSLSNVRVANGDAVILLREMLPAASLDGLRVYFPDPWPKARHHKRRIIQPEFLDLAAPSLKPGALLHCATDWEPYAEQMLEVLTAHPLFENTRPDGGYAPRPAFRPFTRFEGQGIDKGHVVHDLLFRRVTEDQ from the coding sequence GTGTCTGAGTCGAACCCCACCCCCGCCGGGCCCCACGCCCCCCGCCCCAAGGCCGAGCCCCGTTTCCCGGGCGGCCCCTCGCCCGACCCCGCCGGGTCGCACCACGAGCGGCGGATCCGCAGCTTCCAGCCCCGCAGGAGCCGGGTCACGACGAGCCAGGCCGATGCCCTGCAGCGGCTGTGGCCCAAGTGGGGCCTGGACATCGACGGGCAGCGCGTCCTCGACCTCGGTGAGCTGTTCGGCGGCGAGATGCCCGTGGTGCTCGAAATCGGGTTCGGCATGGGCGAGGCGACCGCGCAGATGGCCGCCGATGATCCGGACACCGGGATCCTCGCCGTCGACGTGCACACCCCCGGGCAGGGCAATCTGCTCGGTCTCGCCGATCGCAACAGCCTCAGCAATGTCCGCGTGGCCAACGGGGACGCCGTCATCCTGCTGCGCGAGATGCTCCCGGCCGCCTCCCTCGACGGCCTGCGCGTCTACTTCCCCGACCCCTGGCCCAAGGCCCGTCACCACAAGCGCCGCATCATCCAGCCCGAGTTCCTCGACCTCGCCGCGCCCAGCCTCAAGCCCGGCGCGCTGCTGCACTGCGCGACCGACTGGGAGCCGTACGCCGAGCAGATGCTCGAAGTGCTCACCGCGCACCCCCTCTTCGAGAACACCCGGCCCGACGGCGGCTACGCGCCTCGTCCCGCCTTCCGGCCCTTCACCCGCTTTGAAGGCCAGGGCATCGACAAGGGGCACGTGGTCCATGACCTGCTGTTCCGCCGGGTAACAGAGGACCAGTAG
- the lhgO gene encoding L-2-hydroxyglutarate oxidase, giving the protein MVRDVAYDCDVLVIGGGIVGLSTAYAITRAAPGTRVTVLEKEPGPARHQTGRNSGVIHSGIYYRPGSLKARYAVRGAAEMVKFCAEYGIAHEVTGKLIVATERAELPRLHALVQRGRENGIPVRELGPAQITEYEPEVRGLAAIQVGTTGICDYGAVAERLADASGADVRYGAEVVRIDRRAALGVAVRTADGAVVRGKALVNCAGLQCDRVAMLAGDDPEMRIVPFRGEYFDLARPELVRGLVYPVPDPAFPFLGVHLTRGIGGGVHVGPNAVPALAREGYGWGVVRPLELAGTLAWPGSWRIARQHWRYGAGELRRSLSKGAFTSAVRRLLPAVTESDLIPVAAGVRAQAVLRDGTLVDDFLIREGARTVHVLNAPSPAATASLPIGRAVARRVLALL; this is encoded by the coding sequence ATGGTCCGGGACGTGGCGTACGACTGCGATGTGCTGGTGATCGGCGGCGGGATCGTCGGTCTCTCGACGGCGTATGCCATCACGCGCGCCGCCCCGGGGACGCGGGTCACGGTCCTGGAGAAGGAGCCGGGCCCCGCCCGGCATCAGACGGGACGCAACAGCGGCGTGATCCACAGCGGGATCTACTACCGCCCCGGCTCCCTGAAGGCGCGGTACGCGGTGCGGGGCGCCGCCGAGATGGTCAAGTTCTGCGCGGAGTACGGCATCGCGCACGAGGTCACCGGCAAGCTGATCGTCGCCACGGAGCGGGCCGAGCTGCCCCGCCTGCACGCGCTCGTGCAGCGCGGCAGGGAGAACGGCATTCCGGTGCGGGAGCTCGGCCCTGCCCAGATCACCGAGTACGAACCCGAGGTGCGGGGCCTCGCCGCCATCCAGGTCGGCACCACCGGGATCTGTGACTACGGCGCGGTGGCGGAGCGCCTCGCGGACGCTTCCGGGGCGGATGTGCGGTACGGCGCGGAGGTCGTGCGCATCGACCGGCGGGCGGCGCTCGGGGTGGCCGTGCGGACCGCCGACGGGGCCGTGGTGCGGGGGAAGGCGCTGGTCAACTGTGCGGGGTTGCAGTGCGACCGGGTGGCGATGCTTGCCGGGGACGACCCGGAGATGCGGATCGTGCCCTTCCGGGGGGAGTACTTCGATCTTGCGCGGCCCGAGCTGGTGCGGGGGCTCGTGTACCCGGTGCCGGATCCGGCGTTCCCCTTCCTGGGGGTGCATCTGACGCGGGGCATCGGGGGCGGGGTCCATGTGGGGCCCAACGCGGTGCCGGCGCTCGCCCGCGAGGGATACGGATGGGGTGTCGTACGGCCCCTGGAGCTCGCCGGGACGCTGGCCTGGCCGGGTTCCTGGCGGATAGCCCGGCAGCACTGGCGGTACGGGGCGGGGGAACTGCGGCGCTCCCTCTCCAAGGGCGCGTTCACCTCCGCGGTGCGCAGGCTGCTGCCCGCGGTGACCGAGTCCGACCTGATCCCTGTGGCCGCGGGGGTGCGGGCGCAGGCCGTGCTGCGGGACGGGACGCTGGTCGACGACTTCCTCATCCGGGAGGGGGCGCGGACGGTGCACGTCCTGAACGCGCCTTCGCCTGCCGCCACGGCTTCACTGCCGATCGGACGCGCGGTGGCCAGGCGGGTCCTTGCGCTGCTGTAG
- a CDS encoding MFS transporter: MSREQRGPNEKLGTVLALAGISNAGLARRVNDLGAQRGLTLRYDKTSVARWVSKGMVPQGAAPHLIAAAIGQKLGRPVPLHEIGLADADPAPEVGLAFPRDVGAAVKSATELYRLDLAGRRAGGGGIWQSLAGSFAVSAYATPASRWLITPADSSVARDVTGEAPRETGHPEDGGPPMKVGHSDVVKLREAAEDARRWDSKYGGGDWRSSMVPECLRVEAAPLLLGSYSDEVGRSLFGASAELTRLAGWMAFDTGQQEAAQRYYIQALRLARAAADVPLGGYVLASMSLQATYRGFGDEGVDLAQAALERNRGLATARTMSFFRLVEARAHARASDAQAAGAALRAAEGWLERARDGDNDPSWLGFYSYDRFAADAAECYRDLKAPRQVRRFTEQALSKPTEEFVRSHGLRLVVSAVAELESGNLDAACEQGTRALEVAGRISSARTTEYVKDLLHRLEPYGDEPRVVELRERARPLLVAPA, from the coding sequence ATGTCCAGGGAGCAACGCGGGCCGAACGAAAAGCTCGGCACCGTTCTCGCCCTCGCGGGAATCAGCAATGCGGGACTCGCCCGCCGGGTCAACGACCTCGGCGCACAACGCGGGTTGACGCTTCGTTACGACAAGACATCGGTGGCCCGGTGGGTGTCCAAGGGCATGGTGCCGCAGGGCGCCGCCCCGCACCTCATCGCCGCCGCCATCGGCCAGAAGCTCGGCCGGCCCGTGCCGCTGCACGAGATCGGCCTCGCGGACGCCGATCCCGCGCCCGAGGTGGGCCTCGCCTTCCCGCGTGACGTGGGCGCCGCCGTGAAGTCGGCGACGGAGCTGTACCGCCTCGATCTGGCGGGCCGGCGCGCGGGCGGCGGCGGCATCTGGCAGTCGCTCGCGGGCTCCTTCGCGGTGAGCGCGTACGCGACGCCGGCGTCACGCTGGCTGATAACCCCGGCCGACAGCTCGGTCGCCCGTGACGTCACCGGCGAGGCGCCCCGCGAGACGGGGCACCCCGAGGACGGCGGGCCGCCGATGAAGGTCGGCCACAGCGACGTGGTGAAGCTGCGGGAGGCCGCCGAGGACGCCCGCCGCTGGGACTCCAAGTACGGGGGCGGCGACTGGCGTTCGTCGATGGTCCCGGAGTGCCTGCGGGTCGAGGCGGCGCCCCTGCTGCTCGGCTCGTACTCGGACGAGGTGGGCCGCTCGCTCTTCGGCGCTTCGGCCGAACTCACCCGCCTCGCCGGGTGGATGGCCTTCGACACCGGCCAGCAGGAGGCCGCCCAGCGCTACTACATCCAGGCCCTGCGCCTGGCCCGCGCGGCCGCCGACGTCCCCTTAGGGGGATACGTACTGGCCTCGATGTCCCTCCAGGCGACCTACCGCGGCTTCGGCGACGAGGGCGTCGACCTCGCGCAGGCCGCCCTTGAGCGCAACCGCGGTCTGGCCACCGCGCGCACCATGAGCTTCTTCCGACTCGTCGAGGCACGCGCGCACGCGCGCGCCAGTGACGCACAGGCCGCCGGGGCGGCACTGCGGGCCGCCGAGGGGTGGCTGGAGCGGGCACGGGACGGCGACAACGACCCGTCGTGGCTCGGCTTCTACTCGTACGACCGCTTCGCGGCCGACGCCGCCGAGTGCTACCGCGACCTGAAGGCGCCCCGGCAGGTGCGCCGCTTCACCGAGCAGGCGCTCTCCAAGCCGACGGAGGAGTTCGTCCGCTCGCACGGGCTGCGGCTCGTGGTGTCGGCGGTCGCCGAGCTGGAGTCCGGGAACCTGGACGCGGCGTGCGAGCAGGGCACGCGGGCCCTCGAGGTCGCCGGGCGGATCTCGTCCGCGCGGACGACGGAGTACGTGAAGGACCTGCTGCACCGCCTGGAGCCGTACGGCGACGAGCCCCGAGTGGTGGAGCTGCGCGAGCGCGCCCGGCCGCTGCTCGTGGCGCCCGCGTAG